TCAGCGTTTGATAAGCCATAGGCATCGCCAACACATCCTGGTGTACTGCCGCCATACGGGCTGCCACCTGCACCCGCTCCATGTCTGGACTATTAGCAGAAAAGGCAATATTTTCAGCGATTGAGCCGGCAAACAACTGATCTTCTTGCATCACCGCACCCAAGCGGCTGCGCCATTGTTTCAAACCCAAGCTCTGCATCGGCACGCCATCCACCAGTACCTCGCCCTGGCTTGGCTTAAGCAGCCCCAGCATCACTTTCAGTAAAGTGGTCTTGCCACAACCGGATGGGCCAGTGATAGCCATTGACTCCCCGGCTGCGATGCTCAGATCTACGCCATCGAGTATCCACGGCTCGCCTTCCGCATGGCGGAAGCGCACCCCTCGCAGCTCCAGCGCCGGCGGAATCATCGCATCAGCCTCCTCTATGACTGATCCCGCTGCTACAGCGCTTTCCGGTTCGCTCAGCACGATGTCAGCCAAACGTTCGCGCTGAATGCGCAGCATGCGGATCTGAAAGAACAAATCCACCAGGCCGCCTACTCGGCTGGAAAACTGCATCTTGTAGCTGCCATAGGCAAACATCATGCCAATGGAAAACTGGTGATCCATTACCAGCAGCGCGCCGAAGTAAGTCACCAGAATGCCCTCCAGGCCGAAAATCAATCCATTGGCCAACTGATACAAAGTAGACATGCGCTGAGTCGCCAAACCGCGATTGGTGCTGTTCACCACCAGATTCAACCACTGGCTGCGTCGGTCGCTCTCGCGATTGAACAGCTTGATCGACTGCGCGCCGCGTATGCTTTCCATGAAATGGCTCTGCTCGCGCGCCGACAATACAATCTGCTCTTCATTCGCCTGCTTGAACGGCGCATAGGTCGCCGCCCTGATCAAGATGTAGATCGTCAGCGCCAGCAAGGTGATCATGGCCAGCTGAACGCTGTAAAACAGCATCATCGCCAGCGCCAAGACCGCCATCACGCCATCCAGGATGGAACTGAGCGCGGTGGTGGTCAGCGTCTGGCGGATGGTATTGATGGCGCCGAAGCGCGACAGCACATCGCCCAGATGCCGCTTTTCGAAATACGACATCGGCAAGCCCAACAGCCGGGTAAACACGCTGGCTACCCACTGCATGTTCAGCTGAGTGGAAAAATAGATCACCAGCCAGGAGCGCAAAGTTCCAACCAACATTTGCACCAGCATCAACATCAAAAAACCTAGCGCCATCACCTTGAGCAGGTCGCGGTCGTTCTGCACGATCACGCCATCTATCACCCATTGTTGAAAAAAAGGCGCCAACAGCGTCATCACTTCCAGCGCGGCGGACAAGGCCACCACCTGGAAAATGGACCGCTTCAGGCCGAGCACCTGCCCTACCAAGGCGCGCAGGCTGACATCCTGTTTCTCTTCCTTTTTTTCGAACTGCGGCGTCGGCGACAACTCCAACGCCACACCGGTGAAATGACGCGATGTCTCCTCAAAAGAAAGCTTGCGCGCGCCAAAGGCGGGATCGTGAATCTCCACCCGCCCTGCCGCCACCCGCTTGAGCACCACGAAGTGGTTCAAATCCCAATGCAGGATGCAGGGAGTCTGCAACTGGTCCAATTCATCCAGTTCCAGACGCAATGGACGGCTGGCTAAGTGCAAGGCATCAGCATGCTCCACCAATTGCTTGAGCGTGGCGCCCTTGGCCGAGATCGCATAGCGGCGGCGCAAGCTGGCGATGTCGGACACATGGCCGTGAAAGCTGGCGATCATGGTGAGGCAAGCCAAGCCGCACTCGGCCGCCTCGGTTTGCAACAACATGGGGAGACGACGGCCAAAGCCGTATTGCAAGGCGTCCAACATGATTAAAACTTTCCTTTGATCGCCAGCAAGGGCTCGAAGATCCACTCGATGATGCGGCGCTTATCCACCAAGATGTCCGCCTCCACCAACATATCGGCCTGTAATGGCTCTTGGCGGCCATAGGCCAGCACCGATTGCTTGTCCGGCTGCACGGTTACGCGATACAAGGGATCTTGATTGACGGCGGCCGGATCGGCGCGTAGCGCTGTGCCTGGCTGGGCGCTGCGAGACACTTCCAGCACCGTGCCTTCGTATTGGCCGAATTTTTGATAAGGGAAGGCGGCATAGCGCAGTTGCACCCGTTGGCCGGGCCGCACAAAGCCGATGGCGCTGGAGGGCGCGTAAAACCAAGCTTGCAGACGCGAACGCGCCGGCACGATGCTGGCCAGCGCCTGACCAGCGACTACTGCTTGGCCTTCTGTGGCTTGCAAGGAAGTGATGATCCCGGCAATCGGCGCGACCACCGTCAACTCGCGGCGGGATTCCGTTTCCCCTTGCTCCTGCTGCAAACCGTAAAGCGATCGCTCGATATCGCTTTTTTGCGTGTCATAGCGACTGGGCTGCGCTTGGATATCTGATCGCGCGGCATTGATCTGCGCGCCCAGATCCGTCGCCGTCCGTTCCAGCGCCGCCAGGCGCGCCTGTTGATCCAGCAGAGCGTCGCTTCTTTCCTGCACCTGCTGCGGCGGAGCAAAACCAGACTGCCCCAGCGCCTGATAGCGCGCCAACTGCGCCTGCGCGGATTGGACCCGGCTGCGCTGCAGCGCGTGTTCGGTTTCCAACTGCTTGCGCTGGGTTTCCAAGTCTTGCAGTTTTTGCCGCAACGCTGCCATCTGCTCGCCATTGAGCCGCGCCAGATTGCCCAGCTCGGCGCGAAAGTTGTCTTGCCGCTTGCGCAGGCTCAGCAACGACTCGGCTGTGGTCTCTCCCAGCTTGGTCACCCGCTCGGCGGACACTGTGAACAAAGGCTGGCCGCGCGTCACCAACTGGCCCTCGCGCACCAGCCTCGTCACCACCACGCCGGCTTGCAAAGGCGCGGCTTGGGCTAAGCCCAAGTCCGGCTGCAAACTGCCATGCGCTGGTATACGGCGGGTATAGTCCAGTGCAAACAGCATGATAAGGATGAGCAAGGTAAAAAACGAGGACAACGCTACCAATAGCCCGATCATGCCATTCTGTTTCAACAATGCCTTACCAGAGGTATTATTTTGGCTCTGATAATCTACAGCTTCTTTTCGAAATAACATGTTACAACAGTATGTTTATAATATTAATTTAAAGCCAAATTGAATTAGAATAAATGACTCCAAAAGCTTTAACTTATTAGCAAAGCTTCAATAATTTTCAACCCAAAATAACGACTAAAAAACATGCTTTTCACTTATTAAATGAAAAATAAATTGACACAACAGTCAACACAATAATAATCCAGAATGGGTAGCCAAATGGATCTCTAGCATCTGGCAGTGCGGAAAACATCAAACATGGCCATATCATAATCATGATAAGTTTCACAAGCCTACTTTTCATAAAATTACTCAACTCTCATTAGATTGAATAAACAACTCATTAAATAAAGCAATTTACCGCGAAAGGGCCTAGTGAATTTATTAAAATTACATGGCTTATTTAATAAACACAAAGGCCCTATCAAATTCAAGTCACGCCAAATGTCACTCTAAATATCTATTACAGCGGTTATTATTCATTCTTTGTTGGAATCTACTATTTTCCTTAATTAGCTTATACCCGGTATATGCTGCCTTAGCCGCTGCAACTATACACACTGGGGCAGTAAATCCAGTCTCTGCAGTCGCACAGATTTCCCCCGCACGAGCTCCTTGATACACAACTGCAACACCTAGAGGTACAGACTCACTAATATGCTCACCAATAATTGTTTGACAAGGCAAAGAAATAGGTTCGCTACCTTGATTGCCACTGTCAGACATTTCTCTTCTCAATTCCATCCTATCAGCCTCATCCATACGGCCTCCGGAAATAAAAGATAAATTTTCCTCTTTTATCGTATGCATCATCACTCTCCAAAGCAATATATCAATGTAATTAATGGTACGAAACTGTAAAACTTATAACATACCACCTCAACAAGTCACATCAAAGCCCTGAAATGACAAATGATTAAAGCATGGGGAATTTCATTTTGCAATAGAATGTAAACAAATTGAAAAACCATAACGATCTTTGTTGCAAAACCGCCCTATGACACCCAATGCAAAGCAATGACATTGCTCCCCATCAACATACAAGGGCACCAACTGGAAACCTAAAAATCAACACTCAAAATGCACTGGTCATTTATGATTTTACTGGAATTGGTACAGCATGATCGTATATCACGGTTCAGTTATGCCGCCATTTAGTTCTGCCTGATTGGAAAGAGAACAGCCAGGGCACGCAATTTTGTAACGAGATCCGGCTTTGTTGCATAACTAAAAATCATGCCAGAATGTGGAAGAATTATGGTGGAAAATTCCACACTAAATCAGCAATTTTCTCTACCTTTCTTGCTACACCGTGGCACAAAAATTAGTTATGCAACAAAGCCTTTCTTATCTAATAAATTCATATCTCTCCTGACATTAATGCAGCTGATCCGTGCTGCACGATTTTCTCAACAGAATTCCTATCAACCAATGCATTTAAAATGGCTATAAAGAGAAAGAAATAACAATATGCTCTTCAAAATCCTATAAGTAGATGTTTTTCGAACCCAAGACCAGTACATTTCATTTACATTACACCAATTCAAAAATAAACTCAATTGTCATTTTTTGTTATGTGCAACGCCTCGTCCTCTTGACACCCCGTCTCCTCTTCCATGCGAGCTGACAGCATCGTATCGACATTGCTCGGCGGGAGCGTTCTTGCTACTTGACGCACCTGGTTTCGCCTTTCACAATCACCCAGCTATCTCGACATGACCAGCAAGAGGACAATATGCCTACCATCAAGCCGCGCAACCCATTGGCTTGCGCGCCGATACTGAAAAAGGGCGGAGCCCATGGCCAAAGCCGCTCCGGACAGCGCCGCAGCCAGAAACAAGCGATGTGGATGGAATGGGAAGACTGGCAAGATGAGCGACAGCTCGCCGCTCAACAGCAAGCATCAGACGCCGAGGAGGTTTTTTTGAAATCGGCAGCCCCAAAAGAAACAGGCCATCACCCGATGGCCTGTTTCTTTTGGGGCTGCCCCTCTCCCGCAGTCTTCGCGAGACGCGGATCTGCCTCTGGCATGTGATTGATCGACGCGTGGCCAGTCGGCTAGGCAATGATATCGAACAGACGATCAAGCCCGCCCCGCTGGCTAGCGCGCAATCATCCAGCCCAAGCTTGCAGCAGCGTTCGACAAGAATGCCGCTGGACCCGCGTCTTAATCCGCGCAACAATTCAGCACACTCCGTTTACACAATAAGACAGTGGCGGCCAGTAGAATGCCGGCATTGTCTCCATCCCTTGGAATGTCTGTCATGAAGTGGATCGTCAGCGCCCTGCTGCTGCTCAGCCTCGCCGGCTGCGGCAGCATGGGTTTCAAGAAGCCTCAGGTCAGCCTGAGCAATGTGGAACCGGGCAAGAGCACCCTGTTCGAGCAGAATTTCACCGTCACGCTGCGCATCGCCAACCCCAACCCGGTGCCACTGAACGCCAGCGGGCTGGACTTCGAGCTGATGCTGGGCGGCGACAAGCTGGGCAACGGCAACAGCGCCCAGGCCATCTCCATTCCGGCCAATGGCGAAGGACTGGTGCCCTTGCAGGTGCACACGTCCCTGGCGGCCTGGATTCGGCAGCTGGCCAATTGGCAGCAGCTGCCGGGCGGCAAGCTGGAGTATCAGATCCGCGGCGAGCTGAAAGATTTGAACGGCCTCGCCACGCTGCCCTTCGACAATCGCGGCGAATGGAAGCTGCCGCAGATCGGCAAATAAGCCTTATTGCTTAGGCAGGGCCAGGCAGTTGTTGCCGTCGAAACTGACGCTCAGCACTTCCTGGCTTTTCTTTTCCACCACGAAATTGGTATTGCACTGATAGTGCGTGGTGCCGCCGCCCGTCATGCCGTCATTCACCCAGCGGCCCGGCGTTTCCACTATCCGGCTCTGGCCGTCCTTGTCCGTCACCGTCACCTTGGTGCCCGGCTCGTACCGGGTATTCTGCCGCAGCGGCTCTTGCTCGGTGCTTTCCTTGACATAGGTATACAGGCTATTGCCATTCGGCATGGTCATGGTCTTGGTCGGCGGCCCCCAGGCGGCCAGCAGCTCGTTCACGTCTCTCCCTTGCCAGCGGAACACTTTCTGCGCGTAGCCTTCCTTGCTGGGAATCATCGAGCAGCCGGCGGCCAGGCTGGCCAGCAGCAAGGGCAACAGAACTTTGTTCATCGTTTTCTTCTCAGTTGTGGGTTTGCTCTATTTTCCCGTCTGGGCATGAAAAACGCCAGCCCAAAGGCTGGCGTCGGATGGCGACGGCAAACGCCGCGCAATTTACAGCTTGAAGCGGCTGAACGCCTGCTGCATCGCTCTGGCCACGCCATCCAGCGTCAGCAAGGTCTTCTGCGCATTTTGCAGGGCGGCGTCGGAGTCCAGTATCTGGTTGTTGATCGATTCCGTGCTCTGCGCCATCGCCGTGGTGGCATTGTGCTGCTCGCCGGTCGACAAGGCCACGTCGCCTATCTTCTCCACCACCTGCCGCATCGCGCTGGTGATGTCCACCAAGCGGGTGCGGGCTTGCTCGGTCTGCGAGGCGCTGCTGTCCACCGCCTGGATGGTGCTGTGCATATTGCCCACCGCGCGGCCGGTTTCGCTGAGAATGTTTTGCACCATATTGCCGATTTCCACCGTGGCGCTGCCGGTGCGCTCGGCCAGCTTGCGCACTTCGTCGGCCACCACCGCGAAGCCGCGGCCCTGCTCGCCGGCGCGCGCCGCTTCAATCGCCGCGTTCAGCGCCAGCAGATTGGTCTGGTCGGCGATGTCGCGGATCACGCTGGTGATCTTGGAGATTTCCTGCGAGCGCTGCTCCAGGGATGACAACAGCTCGGACAGTTCGCTCACCGAGGCGCTGGTATCCGCCATCTGGGTGCTGATGCGCTGCAGCTCGTCGGCGCTGGCCTGGGAGCTCGCGCCGGTGTCGCGCGCCAGCGTGTCGGTTTCGCGGGTGGCGTCGGCGATGTGCGAGATGCTCACCGTCACCTCTTCGATGGCCGCCGCATTGGAGCTGGAGATATCCGCCAACACGTGCGAATCCTCGGCCAGCCGCGCCACATCGGCCCCCACCTCGATCACCCCGCGAGCCAGTTGCTCCGCTTCGTCCCGCAGATCGCGGAACATGCCGTTCAGCCGGCCGACGAACTGGTTGAAGGCATCCGCCATTTGCGCCACTTCGTCCTCGCCTTGCACATCGATGCGGCGGGTCAGATCGCCTTCGCCTTGCGAAATCTCGCGCAG
The Chromobacterium sp. IIBBL 290-4 DNA segment above includes these coding regions:
- a CDS encoding LEA type 2 family protein, producing the protein MKWIVSALLLLSLAGCGSMGFKKPQVSLSNVEPGKSTLFEQNFTVTLRIANPNPVPLNASGLDFELMLGGDKLGNGNSAQAISIPANGEGLVPLQVHTSLAAWIRQLANWQQLPGGKLEYQIRGELKDLNGLATLPFDNRGEWKLPQIGK
- a CDS encoding methyl-accepting chemotaxis protein; protein product: MKSIRSKLALLLALAMLVATCATAISAYLKFRSNLSDSVSTQLDLAISGQQRYVSGWLEQRKLIISSALRHGGEADPTLYLQQLAEAGGYTQIFVGDGDTKGMVYSIPGKQKPSPDYDPASRGWFKMAKAQSGVIVTAPYKPASASINDLVITIAQAVPGGNKVAGGDIAIGQLVKSVLSVSLPGNGFVFLMSKDGKLIAYPKPDTSLKPLADLMPGMDEAKIASLVDKPELAHIDLDGSGRLLKLSTVEGSNWVLGVVVDSDILESPLRQMVEDMALSLLAVLVVTLLLSGAYLGRLMKGLIQVRDALREISQGEGDLTRRIDVQGEDEVAQMADAFNQFVGRLNGMFRDLRDEAEQLARGVIEVGADVARLAEDSHVLADISSSNAAAIEEVTVSISHIADATRETDTLARDTGASSQASADELQRISTQMADTSASVSELSELLSSLEQRSQEISKITSVIRDIADQTNLLALNAAIEAARAGEQGRGFAVVADEVRKLAERTGSATVEIGNMVQNILSETGRAVGNMHSTIQAVDSSASQTEQARTRLVDITSAMRQVVEKIGDVALSTGEQHNATTAMAQSTESINNQILDSDAALQNAQKTLLTLDGVARAMQQAFSRFKL
- a CDS encoding HlyD family secretion protein translates to MLFALDYTRRIPAHGSLQPDLGLAQAAPLQAGVVVTRLVREGQLVTRGQPLFTVSAERVTKLGETTAESLLSLRKRQDNFRAELGNLARLNGEQMAALRQKLQDLETQRKQLETEHALQRSRVQSAQAQLARYQALGQSGFAPPQQVQERSDALLDQQARLAALERTATDLGAQINAARSDIQAQPSRYDTQKSDIERSLYGLQQEQGETESRRELTVVAPIAGIITSLQATEGQAVVAGQALASIVPARSRLQAWFYAPSSAIGFVRPGQRVQLRYAAFPYQKFGQYEGTVLEVSRSAQPGTALRADPAAVNQDPLYRVTVQPDKQSVLAYGRQEPLQADMLVEADILVDKRRIIEWIFEPLLAIKGKF
- a CDS encoding peptidase domain-containing ABC transporter translates to MLDALQYGFGRRLPMLLQTEAAECGLACLTMIASFHGHVSDIASLRRRYAISAKGATLKQLVEHADALHLASRPLRLELDELDQLQTPCILHWDLNHFVVLKRVAAGRVEIHDPAFGARKLSFEETSRHFTGVALELSPTPQFEKKEEKQDVSLRALVGQVLGLKRSIFQVVALSAALEVMTLLAPFFQQWVIDGVIVQNDRDLLKVMALGFLMLMLVQMLVGTLRSWLVIYFSTQLNMQWVASVFTRLLGLPMSYFEKRHLGDVLSRFGAINTIRQTLTTTALSSILDGVMAVLALAMMLFYSVQLAMITLLALTIYILIRAATYAPFKQANEEQIVLSAREQSHFMESIRGAQSIKLFNRESDRRSQWLNLVVNSTNRGLATQRMSTLYQLANGLIFGLEGILVTYFGALLVMDHQFSIGMMFAYGSYKMQFSSRVGGLVDLFFQIRMLRIQRERLADIVLSEPESAVAAGSVIEEADAMIPPALELRGVRFRHAEGEPWILDGVDLSIAAGESMAITGPSGCGKTTLLKVMLGLLKPSQGEVLVDGVPMQSLGLKQWRSRLGAVMQEDQLFAGSIAENIAFSANSPDMERVQVAARMAAVHQDVLAMPMAYQTLIGDMGAVLSGGQKQRLLLARALHKRPSILFLDEATSHLDVENEYRVNQSLRDLPLTRVVIAHRPETIAMADRVVAMAGGRIASGERALASERLSEASHA